Proteins from a single region of Juglans microcarpa x Juglans regia isolate MS1-56 chromosome 5S, Jm3101_v1.0, whole genome shotgun sequence:
- the LOC121268236 gene encoding protein STRUBBELIG-RECEPTOR FAMILY 8-like: MANQHADLLLSLTRQLSEFLLLVLILASMPLVRGTTDPSDVQSLQVLYTALNNPSQLTNWKSSGGDSCSESWKGITCEGSAVVSIEISGLGLNGTMGYLLSDLKSLRKLDLSDNSIHDTIPYQLPPNLTSLNLASNNLSGNLPYSVSSMVSLSYLNVSRNSLSQSFGDIFANHSGLTTLDLSFNNFSGDLPSSLSSLSNLSSLYLQKNQLTGSLDVLTGLPLTTLNVANNHFSGWIPQELKAIPNFIDDGNSFENGPAPPPLPYTPPPPGRSHTNRPHAGSGTPTARGSNSEPSHSNKGWTVGAIVGIILGSIVIALVLLFALAFCIRKRKGKDTGARTPRGRLSVGTNNVNTEVQEQRLKSMAAVTDLKPPPVESLMVERVQGKNGSVKRIKSPITATSYTVASLQTATNSFSQEFLIGEGSLGRVYKADFSNGKITAIKKIDNAALSLQEEDNFLEAVSNMSRLRHPNIVTLAGYCAEHGQRLLVYEYIGNGNLHDMLHFDEDSSKTLTWNARVRVALGTARALEYLHEVCLPSVVHRNFKSANILLDEELNPHLSDCGLAALNPNTERQVSTQMVGSFGYSAPEFALSGIYTVKSDVYSFGVVMLELLTGRKPLDSSRVRSEQSLVRWATPQLHDIDALAKMVDPALNGIYPAKSLSRFADIIALCVQPEPEFRPPMSEVVQALVRLVQRASVVKRRSSDESGFAYKTPEHEGIDMPF, translated from the exons TTCAATCTCTTCAGGTTTTGTACACCGCATTAAATAATCCTTCTCAGCTAACTAATTGGAAAAGTAGCGGTGGTGATTCGTGCAGTGAGTCATGGAAAGGGATAACCTGTGAGGGCTCAGCTGTTGTTTCCAT TGAAATTTCTGGATTAGGACTTAATGGGACAATGGGGTACTTGCTTTCAGATCTCAAGTCATTGAGAAAACT tgATCTGAGTGACAACAGCATTCATGATACGATCCCATATCAGTTACCACCAAATCTTACAAGCCT AAACCTTGCCAGCAACAACTTAAGTGGGAATCTTCCTTATTCTGTTTCTAGCATGGTTTCTCTCAGTTATTT GAACGTTAGCCGTAATTCACTTTCACAGTCATTTGGAGACATCTTTGCTAATCATTCTGGTCTCACAACCTT GGATCTCTCTTTCAACAACTTTTCTGGAGATCTTCCTAGTTCCCTAAGTTCATTGTCCAACCTCTCATCACT CtatttgcagaaaaatcaattgACTGGTTCTCTTGATGTTCTTACGGGTTTACCTTTGACCACTCT AAATGTTGCAAACAACCATTTCAGTGGATGGATACCTCAAGAACTTAAAGCAATCCCTAATTTTAT AGATGATGGAAATTCCTTTGAAAATGGTCCTGCTCCTCCTCCGCTACCATACACCCCACCTCCTCCTGGCAGATCACATACTAATCGACCTCATGCTGGATCGGGCACACCTACCGCACGGGGTTCTAATAGTGAACCATCTCATTCAAATAAGGGGTGGACAGTTGGGGCTATAGTAGGCATAATCCTGGGTTCCATTGTCATTGCTTTAGTTCTGCTATTTGCTCTTGCTTTCTGCATTCGAAAGAGAAAAGGGAAGGACACTGGTGCTAGAACTCCCAGGGGTAGACTCTCGGTTGGAACAAATAATG TAAATACTGAGGTGCAAGAGCAGAGATTAAAAAGCATGGCTGCTGTTACAGATCTGAAGCCCCCACCTGTGGAAAGTTTGATGGTTGAGAGGGTACAAGGAAAAAATGGATCTGTGAAGAGAATAAAGTCACCTATCACTGCTACTTCATATACTGTTGCTTCTCTCCAGACAGCAACGAATAGCTTCAGTCAAGAATTTCTTATTGGTGAAGGCTCCCTTGGTCGTGTTTACAAAGCAGATTTCTCTAATGGAAAG ATAACGGCCATTAAGAAGATCGACAATGCGGCACTATCATTACAGGAGGAAGATAATTTTCTGGAAGCTGTTTCAAATATGTCTCGCTTGAGGCACCCAAACATTGTTACGCTGGCTGGATATTGTGCAGAACATGGCCAGCGTCTTCTTGTTTATGAGTATATAGGAAATGGGAATCTGCATGACATGCTCCACTTTGATGAAGATAGCAGTAAGACTCTGACTTGGAATGCCCGTGTTAGGGTGGCCCTTGGCACTGCTCGAGCCTTAGA GTACTTGCATGAAGTGTGCTTGCCATCTGTTGTACATAGAAACTTCAAGTCAGCAAACATTTTACTCGATGAAGAGCTCAATCCCCATTTATCAGACTGTGGTTTGGCTGCTCTGAATCCAAACACAGAGAGACAG GTTTCAACTCAAATGGTTGGCTCATTTGGTTATAGTGCGCCTGAATTTGCCTTGTCAGGGATATACACTGTAAAAAGTGATGTGTACAGCTTTGGGGTGGTGATGTTGGAGCTTTTGACTGGTAGAAAGCCACTGGACAG TTCAAGGGTGAGATCAGAACAATCACTTGTGAGATGGGCTACTCCCCAACTCCATGATATTGATGCCTTGGCAAAAATGGTTGATCCTGCCCTGAATGGCATTTATCCTGCAAAGTCTCTGTCACGCTTTGCCGATATCATTGCCCTCTGTGTTCAG CCGGAACCGGAGTTTCGGCCTCCCATGTCTGAGGTTGTGCAAGCGTTGGTGAGGTTAGTGCAAAGGGCTAGTGTGGTCAAAAGGCGCTCAAGCGACGAATCTGGTTTTGCATATAAGACACCAGAGCACGAGGGAATTGACATGCCATTTTGA
- the LOC121268232 gene encoding subtilisin-like protease SBT2.4 isoform X1: protein MGREIEKIVRLQLIMALLLIHVINFVVCIPEERAIYLVLMEGDPVAFHRGSSFREDARTLEPNSEIFKTREKHLVDSHDQLLLSTLETGSYKRLCSFKHIVNGFAVHTTPSQARKLKNAPGVKLMQRDRGAKLMTTYTPQFLGLPEVWTQEGGDRNAGEGIVIGFVDTGINPFHPSFLNDPLSPFKSNISGFSGACETGPRFPASSCNGKIVSAKFFSAGAEAIATLNTSVDFLSPFDAVGHGSHVASIAAGNSGVPVVVNGFFYGRASGMAPRARIAVYKAVYPTVATLTDVVSAIDQATQDGVDILTLSVGPDETPEVTPTFLNVFDISMLFARRAGVFVVQAAGNHGPDPSTVLSYSPWAVGVAASGTDRTYPSSLLLGNGQKVGGVGLSGPTFGEGLFQYKLVLAKDAVKINGGFPRTPPYVEECQYPEALDRKIVQGRVVICTFSAGFFNETSTLTAIINTARTLGFIGFILAANPSYDDFIAEPIPFAVPGIMIPSVADAQIISQYYEQQTHRDERGFVKFGARASIEDGRVASFEKKAPVVSRFSSRGPDLIDINKTPADVLKPDILAPGHQVWAAWSPMSVLDPILTGYNFALLSGTSMAAPHIAGIAALIKQHNPLWTPSMIASAMSTTATKYDINGERIMAEGYGIGSLYPSTPFDFGAGLVTPTRAMDPGLVLSSGYDDYISFLCSLPGIDPVTIKNYVGEVCNHSFSHAANLNLPSVTVSALAGTRSVRRTVKNVGLRPETYLCSVLPPNGTMVSLSPLWFDIAPEGTQDLNIQINVTKAKNDFSFGEIVLVGSLNHIVRIPLSVLPISTSL, encoded by the exons TGAAATTTTCAAGACTCGTGAAAAACACTTGGTGGATTCTCATGACCAACTTTTGCTGAGCACTCTAGAGACTGGAAGTTACAAAAGGCTCTGTAGCTTCAAACACATCGTTAATGGCTTTGCTGTCCACACCACCCCTTCCCAG GCTAGAAAACTGAAAAATGCTCCAGGAGTGAAGTTGATGCAGAGAGATAGAGGAGCCAAGTTGATGACGACATACACTCCCCAATTCCTAGGTTTACCAGAAGTGTGGACACAGGAAGGAGGAGACAGAAATGCAGGCGAAGGGATTGTGATTGGTTTCGTGGACACAGGCATCAACCCTTTCCACCCAAGCTTCCTCAATGATCCTTTGAGTCCTTTTAAATCGAATATTTCGGGCTTTTCGGGTGCTTGTGAAACGGGTCCTCGATTCCCAGCTAGTTCTTGTAACGGAAAAATAGTTTCGGCAAAGTTCTTCTCAGCAGGGGCTGAAGCGATTGCCACTCTTAATACATCCGTGGATTTTCTCTCACCCTTTGATGCAGTTGGACATGGCAG TCATGTGGCATCAATTGCTGCGGGAAATTCCGGAGTTCCAGTTGTTGTGAATGGCTTCTTTTATGGGCGAGCTAGTGGAATGGCACCACGCGCACG aATTGCTGTTTATAAGGCTGTCTATCCAACAGTGGCGACTTTAACAGATGTGGTATCAGCAATTGATCAA GCAACACAAGATGGAGTGGATATCTTAACACTCTCTGTTGGACCAGATGAAACACCAGAAGTTACACCCACCTTCTTAAACGTGTTTGATATTTCCATGTTGTTTGCACGACGAGCTGGAGTTTTTGTGGTGCAAGCAGCAGGTAATCATGGCCCCGATCCTTCTACTGTACTATCTTATAGCCCTTGGGCTGTCGGTGTTGCTGCTTCTGGCACAGACAGAACTTACCCCAGTTCTCTTCTCCTTGGAAATGGCCAAAAAGTTGGTGGTGTGGGATTATCAG GACCGACTTTTGGGGAAGGGTTATTTCAATATAAGCTAGTTTTGGCCAAGGATGCAGTTAAGATAAATGGTGGGTTTCCAAGAACTCCACCGTATGTTGAAGAGTGCCAATATCCAGAAGCATTGGATCGAAAAATAGTGCAAGGTAGGGTCGTCATATGCACCTTCTCAGCCGGCTTCTTCAACGAGACCTCCACTCTCACTGCCATCATCAACACTGCAAGAACGCTAGGATTCATCGGTTTTATTCTAGCTGCAAACCCAAGCTATGATGATTTCATTGCAGAACCCATTCCCTTTGCTGTTCCTGGAATTATGATCCCCTCTGTTGCCGATGCCCAG ATTATATCACAATACTATGAGCAACAAACACACAGGGATGAGAGAGGATTTGTCAAGTTTGGAGCCAGAGCGTCTATAGAAGATGGTAGAGTTGCTTCTTTCGAGAAGAAGGCGCCTGTCGTTAGTAGATTCTCTTCAAGGGGGCCGGATTTGATTGACATTAACAAAACTCCTGCTGATGTTCTTAAGCCTGATATTCTTGCTCCAGGTCACCAAGTTTGGGCAGCTTGGAGCCCCATGAGCGTCTTGGATCCCATCCTAACAG GGTACAATTTTGCACTTCTGTCCGGTACCAGCATGGCAGCACCTCATATTGCAGGAATAGCTGCACTTATCAAACAACATAATCCTTTGTGGACTCCATCAATGATAGCATCCGCAATGTCAACCACAGCTACCAAATATGATATTAATGGAGAACGTATTATGGCAGAAGGATATGGTATCGGTAGCTTGTATCCTTCCACTCCTTTCGATTTTGGTGCCGGCCTTGTCACTCCTACCCGTGCCATGGATCCCGGTCTAGTCTTATCCTCAG GATATGATGACTACATCAGTTTCTTGTGCTCTTTACCCGGCATTGATCCAGTTACAATCAAGAACTACGTTGGGGAGGTCTGCAACCACTCCTTTAGCCACGCTGCCAACCTGAACCTCCCTTCAGTGACAGTGTCAGCACTGGCGGGAACTCGATCAGTACGCCGGACAGTCAAGAATGTAGGACTCAGGCCAGAGACATACTTGTGTTCTGTGCTGCCACCAAATGGGACAATGGTTAGCTTGTCACCGCTTTGGTTTGACATTGCTCCAGAAGGAACACAAGATTTGAACATCCAAATTAACGTGACCAAAGCAAAGAATGACTTCAGCTTTGGTGAAATTGTTCTAGTGGGAAGCTTAAATCACATTGTGAGAATACCCTTGTCAGTTTTGCCTATTTCAACATCCTTATGA
- the LOC121268232 gene encoding subtilisin-like protease SBT2.4 isoform X2: MQRDRGAKLMTTYTPQFLGLPEVWTQEGGDRNAGEGIVIGFVDTGINPFHPSFLNDPLSPFKSNISGFSGACETGPRFPASSCNGKIVSAKFFSAGAEAIATLNTSVDFLSPFDAVGHGSHVASIAAGNSGVPVVVNGFFYGRASGMAPRARIAVYKAVYPTVATLTDVVSAIDQATQDGVDILTLSVGPDETPEVTPTFLNVFDISMLFARRAGVFVVQAAGNHGPDPSTVLSYSPWAVGVAASGTDRTYPSSLLLGNGQKVGGVGLSGPTFGEGLFQYKLVLAKDAVKINGGFPRTPPYVEECQYPEALDRKIVQGRVVICTFSAGFFNETSTLTAIINTARTLGFIGFILAANPSYDDFIAEPIPFAVPGIMIPSVADAQIISQYYEQQTHRDERGFVKFGARASIEDGRVASFEKKAPVVSRFSSRGPDLIDINKTPADVLKPDILAPGHQVWAAWSPMSVLDPILTGYNFALLSGTSMAAPHIAGIAALIKQHNPLWTPSMIASAMSTTATKYDINGERIMAEGYGIGSLYPSTPFDFGAGLVTPTRAMDPGLVLSSGYDDYISFLCSLPGIDPVTIKNYVGEVCNHSFSHAANLNLPSVTVSALAGTRSVRRTVKNVGLRPETYLCSVLPPNGTMVSLSPLWFDIAPEGTQDLNIQINVTKAKNDFSFGEIVLVGSLNHIVRIPLSVLPISTSL, translated from the exons ATGCAGAGAGATAGAGGAGCCAAGTTGATGACGACATACACTCCCCAATTCCTAGGTTTACCAGAAGTGTGGACACAGGAAGGAGGAGACAGAAATGCAGGCGAAGGGATTGTGATTGGTTTCGTGGACACAGGCATCAACCCTTTCCACCCAAGCTTCCTCAATGATCCTTTGAGTCCTTTTAAATCGAATATTTCGGGCTTTTCGGGTGCTTGTGAAACGGGTCCTCGATTCCCAGCTAGTTCTTGTAACGGAAAAATAGTTTCGGCAAAGTTCTTCTCAGCAGGGGCTGAAGCGATTGCCACTCTTAATACATCCGTGGATTTTCTCTCACCCTTTGATGCAGTTGGACATGGCAG TCATGTGGCATCAATTGCTGCGGGAAATTCCGGAGTTCCAGTTGTTGTGAATGGCTTCTTTTATGGGCGAGCTAGTGGAATGGCACCACGCGCACG aATTGCTGTTTATAAGGCTGTCTATCCAACAGTGGCGACTTTAACAGATGTGGTATCAGCAATTGATCAA GCAACACAAGATGGAGTGGATATCTTAACACTCTCTGTTGGACCAGATGAAACACCAGAAGTTACACCCACCTTCTTAAACGTGTTTGATATTTCCATGTTGTTTGCACGACGAGCTGGAGTTTTTGTGGTGCAAGCAGCAGGTAATCATGGCCCCGATCCTTCTACTGTACTATCTTATAGCCCTTGGGCTGTCGGTGTTGCTGCTTCTGGCACAGACAGAACTTACCCCAGTTCTCTTCTCCTTGGAAATGGCCAAAAAGTTGGTGGTGTGGGATTATCAG GACCGACTTTTGGGGAAGGGTTATTTCAATATAAGCTAGTTTTGGCCAAGGATGCAGTTAAGATAAATGGTGGGTTTCCAAGAACTCCACCGTATGTTGAAGAGTGCCAATATCCAGAAGCATTGGATCGAAAAATAGTGCAAGGTAGGGTCGTCATATGCACCTTCTCAGCCGGCTTCTTCAACGAGACCTCCACTCTCACTGCCATCATCAACACTGCAAGAACGCTAGGATTCATCGGTTTTATTCTAGCTGCAAACCCAAGCTATGATGATTTCATTGCAGAACCCATTCCCTTTGCTGTTCCTGGAATTATGATCCCCTCTGTTGCCGATGCCCAG ATTATATCACAATACTATGAGCAACAAACACACAGGGATGAGAGAGGATTTGTCAAGTTTGGAGCCAGAGCGTCTATAGAAGATGGTAGAGTTGCTTCTTTCGAGAAGAAGGCGCCTGTCGTTAGTAGATTCTCTTCAAGGGGGCCGGATTTGATTGACATTAACAAAACTCCTGCTGATGTTCTTAAGCCTGATATTCTTGCTCCAGGTCACCAAGTTTGGGCAGCTTGGAGCCCCATGAGCGTCTTGGATCCCATCCTAACAG GGTACAATTTTGCACTTCTGTCCGGTACCAGCATGGCAGCACCTCATATTGCAGGAATAGCTGCACTTATCAAACAACATAATCCTTTGTGGACTCCATCAATGATAGCATCCGCAATGTCAACCACAGCTACCAAATATGATATTAATGGAGAACGTATTATGGCAGAAGGATATGGTATCGGTAGCTTGTATCCTTCCACTCCTTTCGATTTTGGTGCCGGCCTTGTCACTCCTACCCGTGCCATGGATCCCGGTCTAGTCTTATCCTCAG GATATGATGACTACATCAGTTTCTTGTGCTCTTTACCCGGCATTGATCCAGTTACAATCAAGAACTACGTTGGGGAGGTCTGCAACCACTCCTTTAGCCACGCTGCCAACCTGAACCTCCCTTCAGTGACAGTGTCAGCACTGGCGGGAACTCGATCAGTACGCCGGACAGTCAAGAATGTAGGACTCAGGCCAGAGACATACTTGTGTTCTGTGCTGCCACCAAATGGGACAATGGTTAGCTTGTCACCGCTTTGGTTTGACATTGCTCCAGAAGGAACACAAGATTTGAACATCCAAATTAACGTGACCAAAGCAAAGAATGACTTCAGCTTTGGTGAAATTGTTCTAGTGGGAAGCTTAAATCACATTGTGAGAATACCCTTGTCAGTTTTGCCTATTTCAACATCCTTATGA